Proteins from a single region of Hordeum vulgare subsp. vulgare chromosome 6H, MorexV3_pseudomolecules_assembly, whole genome shotgun sequence:
- the LOC123405775 gene encoding uncharacterized protein LOC123405775 has translation MRRKPCIKEENLPSWFIVKEYIRATGRIYKTYYDAYNKQMYRSIGEVAKAFGLGGKNKPCPKPLDIRKEDGSCGSLPMVSYTIIPAIPDYVGKDIASDSINLEQGM, from the exons ATGAGAAGGAAGCCTTGTATTAAGGAGGAAAATTTACCTTCATGGTTTATTGTTAAAGAGTATATACGGGCTACAGGAAGAATTTACAAG ACATATTATGATGCATACAATAAACAAATGTATCGTTCAATAGGGGAAGTGGCAAAGGCTTTTGGACTTGGTGGCAAGAACAAACCTTGTCCGAAGCCTCTGGATATTAGGAAG GAAGACGGCTCATGTGGATCATTACCTATGGTATCTTACACTATAATCCCTG CAATCCCTGATTATGTTGGAAAGGACATTGCTAGTGACTCAATCAATTTGGAACAAGGTATGTAA